Proteins encoded together in one Streptomyces sp. NBC_01216 window:
- a CDS encoding transposase, with translation MPLRVLPDGSYLSIMRTPAENVRHGQARAAGRTLPGPPQGHLVRIVEYTVTIRPRAGLPRTEAFRLVTSLLDHRLAPAHQLATAYHQRWEIENGFAELKNRLRGAGFILRSKAPELICQEIYALLTVYQALCALQMHAAEHGGIDPDRISFTVTVQLARLTVAAQAAADVTALDTARREAVTELLAALLPARRNRQCQRVKKPSKNTFEIRKRDQPRTPSNVHYTLRVTKHHI, from the coding sequence GTGCCACTGCGGGTACTGCCCGACGGGTCCTACCTGTCCATCATGCGCACGCCCGCGGAGAATGTCCGCCACGGTCAGGCCCGCGCGGCCGGACGCACCCTCCCCGGGCCGCCCCAGGGGCATCTGGTGCGGATCGTCGAGTACACCGTGACCATCCGCCCGCGCGCCGGCCTACCTCGCACCGAGGCATTCCGGCTGGTCACCAGCCTCCTGGACCACCGCCTCGCCCCAGCCCACCAGCTGGCGACGGCATATCACCAGCGGTGGGAGATCGAAAACGGGTTCGCGGAACTGAAGAACCGCCTGCGCGGCGCCGGATTCATCCTGCGCTCCAAGGCGCCCGAGCTGATCTGCCAGGAGATTTACGCCCTCCTCACCGTCTACCAGGCGCTGTGCGCACTGCAGATGCACGCCGCGGAACACGGCGGGATCGATCCCGACCGGATCTCCTTCACCGTCACGGTGCAGCTCGCCCGACTGACTGTCGCCGCCCAGGCCGCAGCCGACGTGACCGCGCTGGACACCGCACGCCGCGAGGCCGTGACCGAGCTCCTGGCCGCCCTCCTCCCAGCCCGGCGCAACCGGCAGTGCCAACGCGTCAAGAAGCCGTCCAAGAACACCTTCGAGATCAGAAAACGGGACCAGCCCCGCACTCCCAGTAACGTCCACTACACACTGAGAGTCACCAAGCACCACATCTGA
- a CDS encoding DUF1996 domain-containing protein: MGRTSRRRSTLANRAIAASAALLLGGGGLVAANFDASAHESWGGDRKSPRTQSAGQSVSTIDCPEVVNSIKEIPDDQRRAVDRELATLDNQITTYYKRFAENKRRVQSDRAWAQNQILTPLKNERLVIIQRIVALIDRSAERPKGLKATAPCTLRRDDNDGNKNRRDRRDRNNNDQNGNDGNNDGQDQGDGQVPVDNGNGAAGPVAEDFIDINGVRPNSRDLENGLVANGRTGSTGSFTTKCGVNENDLSNSDNLIVAPGVDNGAHHTHDYVGNQDNDAFSSNEDLAKAGTSCQNQADKSTYYWPVLRLQDGTKEFDANDLGGGAEGNVGKILKASEAELKFVGNKQSRVVAMPKFLRIITGDAKAFTNGLANANTSFSCTGFEDRQVTDKYVLCPEGSQVVRTSNFQSCWDGRNIDSANHRDHVAFVEADGSCPKGFRAIPQLQARLVYDVPTPTIENGQVQNPYAVDGFPEQLHKPITDHNDFINVFDENLMNKMVNCINRGKNCQ, encoded by the coding sequence ATGGGACGCACATCGAGAAGACGTTCGACGCTGGCAAACCGGGCGATCGCCGCCTCGGCTGCCCTCCTTCTGGGCGGGGGTGGGTTGGTTGCGGCCAATTTCGACGCTTCCGCCCATGAGAGCTGGGGCGGCGACCGGAAGAGCCCGAGAACCCAGAGTGCCGGCCAGTCCGTCTCGACCATCGACTGTCCGGAAGTCGTCAACTCCATCAAGGAGATCCCTGATGACCAACGGCGGGCCGTGGACCGGGAACTTGCCACACTGGACAACCAGATCACCACATACTACAAGCGGTTCGCCGAGAACAAGCGGCGCGTGCAGAGCGACCGCGCCTGGGCACAGAACCAGATTCTGACACCGCTGAAGAACGAACGACTGGTGATCATCCAGCGGATCGTCGCCCTGATCGACCGCTCGGCGGAACGCCCCAAGGGTCTTAAGGCGACGGCACCGTGCACACTGCGCCGCGACGACAACGACGGCAACAAGAACAGGAGGGACAGAAGGGACAGGAACAACAACGATCAGAACGGCAACGACGGGAACAACGACGGCCAGGACCAGGGCGACGGCCAGGTTCCGGTCGACAACGGCAACGGGGCCGCGGGCCCGGTGGCCGAGGACTTCATCGACATCAACGGTGTCCGGCCCAACTCGCGGGACCTGGAGAACGGCCTGGTCGCCAACGGGAGAACCGGTTCGACCGGCTCCTTCACCACCAAGTGCGGTGTCAACGAGAACGACCTGTCCAACAGTGACAACCTGATCGTGGCCCCGGGAGTCGACAACGGCGCGCACCACACCCACGACTACGTCGGCAACCAGGACAACGACGCCTTCTCCAGCAACGAGGACCTCGCCAAGGCCGGCACTTCGTGCCAGAACCAGGCCGACAAGTCGACCTACTATTGGCCGGTTCTGCGGCTCCAGGACGGTACGAAGGAGTTCGACGCAAACGACCTGGGCGGTGGCGCCGAGGGCAACGTGGGCAAGATCCTGAAGGCCAGCGAGGCGGAGCTCAAGTTCGTCGGCAACAAGCAGAGCCGCGTCGTCGCCATGCCGAAGTTCCTGCGCATCATCACCGGTGACGCCAAGGCCTTCACCAATGGCCTCGCGAACGCCAACACCTCGTTCAGCTGTACCGGCTTCGAGGACCGGCAGGTGACGGACAAGTACGTGCTCTGCCCCGAGGGCAGCCAGGTGGTCCGGACGTCCAACTTCCAGAGCTGCTGGGACGGCCGGAACATCGACAGCGCCAACCACCGTGACCACGTGGCCTTCGTCGAGGCGGACGGCAGCTGCCCGAAGGGTTTCCGGGCGATCCCGCAGCTGCAGGCCCGCCTGGTGTACGACGTTCCCACACCGACCATCGAGAACGGTCAGGTGCAGAACCCGTACGCCGTGGACGGCTTCCCGGAGCAGTTGCACAAGCCGATCACCGACCACAACGACTTCATCAACGTCTTCGACGAGAACCTGATGAACAAGATGGTGAACTGCATCAACCGCGGCAAGAACTGCCAGTGA
- a CDS encoding transposase family protein: MYQCRLPLSTRTLTFLTGLLSARLKKIHSRWRKLPTGRIAVIVLAALRHDQRLSDLAGGNDVSRTTVDRWLKEMIDLLAAKAPRLERVLAKIAREGGSVVLLDGSLIPTQRRTGLPMRRRWSTKHKRHGLLVIALTDVRGRLLWTSTARPARGSEITACRHDDLVGRLREAGLAAIADLGFVGLDDEMGDPAVITGYKKPKGKKLPPAKKLVNQLIAAERAVCEHAFAHLKNWRALTKLRLDVKWATRLVRALMILTQREIAR; encoded by the coding sequence GTGTATCAGTGCCGACTGCCGCTGTCCACGCGGACCCTGACCTTCCTGACCGGGCTGCTGTCCGCCCGTCTGAAGAAGATCCACTCGCGGTGGCGGAAGCTGCCGACCGGGCGGATCGCGGTGATCGTGCTGGCCGCGCTGCGGCATGACCAGCGCCTTTCCGATCTCGCCGGCGGCAACGACGTCTCGCGCACCACCGTGGACCGCTGGCTGAAGGAGATGATCGATCTGCTGGCCGCGAAGGCGCCGAGGCTGGAGCGGGTGCTGGCGAAAATCGCCCGTGAGGGTGGCAGCGTCGTGCTGCTCGACGGGTCGCTGATACCCACCCAGCGCCGCACCGGACTGCCGATGAGGCGCCGCTGGTCGACGAAACACAAGCGGCACGGGCTGCTGGTCATCGCCCTGACCGACGTGCGCGGGCGGCTGTTGTGGACCTCCACCGCCCGCCCGGCGCGCGGCTCGGAGATCACCGCGTGCCGACACGACGACCTGGTCGGCCGACTCCGTGAGGCGGGCCTGGCCGCGATCGCCGACCTCGGCTTCGTCGGCCTGGACGACGAGATGGGCGACCCGGCGGTCATCACCGGTTACAAGAAACCCAAGGGTAAGAAGCTCCCGCCCGCGAAGAAGCTGGTCAACCAGCTGATCGCGGCTGAACGGGCAGTATGCGAGCACGCGTTCGCGCACCTGAAGAACTGGCGCGCGCTGACGAAACTCCGCCTCGACGTGAAGTGGGCCACCCGGCTGGTGCGGGCGCTGATGATCCTCACCCAGCGAGAAATCGCCCGCTGA
- a CDS encoding ISAzo13 family transposase, whose product MLIEQRLPLPQRTEAVTPYLNERQRRILYGAEARQLGHGGIAAVARAAGVSKGCVSRGLAELDADAQPGGRVRRPGAGRPALADKDPGLVPALLELVEDNTQGDPMRPLTWTTKSLRRLADELAAQGRQVGRDTVAALLKAAGFSLRGNARVLAGTHHPDRDAQFEHLNATVADFLKAGDPVISVDTKKKEQIGLFARPGREWAPPGAPVKVLDHDFPSHATGTAIPYGTYDLARNTGFVVVGTDHDTAAFAVASLRRWWTEEGRAAYPHAKRLLITADGGGSNSSRAKAWKANLAVLATETGLQISVCHLPPGTSKWNRVEHRLFSFISLNWRARPLTSYETVLNLISATTTRTGLTVTARLDTGSYPTGIEISEQHAAALTIRPYDFHGEWNYTIPPQPGIPDVPLHPPGPRSHPRTAHTFGAALATHPLLTGIERHDLDDLTTGVRDRLDALPPKERPRHRKMTTENIIWAAVLDQRGLSRSLISYLFRVGENQMRCLIRQVRPHLEDLGHHSEPIPARLIDPSDLANYVMHVTAADRERETPH is encoded by the coding sequence CTGCTCATCGAACAGAGACTCCCTTTGCCACAACGCACTGAGGCGGTGACGCCGTATCTGAACGAGCGGCAGCGCCGGATCCTCTATGGCGCGGAGGCCCGCCAGCTGGGGCACGGTGGGATCGCCGCGGTGGCGCGAGCCGCAGGGGTCTCGAAGGGCTGTGTCAGCCGGGGCCTGGCCGAACTCGACGCCGACGCGCAGCCGGGCGGGCGGGTGCGACGGCCGGGAGCTGGCCGCCCGGCCCTGGCGGACAAGGACCCGGGCCTGGTGCCGGCCCTGCTGGAGCTGGTCGAGGACAACACACAGGGTGATCCGATGAGGCCGCTGACGTGGACGACGAAGTCGTTGCGCCGCCTGGCGGACGAGCTTGCCGCCCAGGGCAGGCAGGTGGGCCGCGACACCGTCGCGGCCCTGCTGAAGGCGGCCGGGTTCAGCCTGCGCGGCAACGCGCGGGTGCTGGCCGGCACCCACCACCCGGACCGGGACGCGCAGTTCGAGCACCTCAACGCCACGGTGGCCGACTTCCTGAAGGCCGGTGACCCGGTGATCAGCGTGGACACCAAGAAGAAGGAGCAGATCGGGCTGTTCGCCCGGCCCGGTCGTGAGTGGGCCCCGCCCGGCGCTCCGGTCAAGGTCCTCGACCACGACTTCCCCTCCCACGCCACAGGCACCGCGATCCCGTACGGAACCTACGACCTGGCCCGCAACACCGGCTTCGTCGTGGTGGGCACCGATCACGACACCGCCGCATTCGCCGTGGCCAGCCTGCGCCGCTGGTGGACCGAGGAGGGACGGGCCGCCTACCCGCACGCGAAGCGACTGTTGATCACCGCGGACGGCGGCGGCTCCAACAGCTCCCGCGCCAAGGCATGGAAGGCCAACCTCGCCGTTCTCGCCACCGAGACCGGCCTTCAGATCAGCGTGTGCCACCTGCCTCCCGGGACTTCGAAGTGGAACCGGGTCGAGCACCGCCTGTTCTCCTTCATCTCCCTCAACTGGCGCGCCCGCCCGCTGACCAGCTACGAGACCGTCCTGAACCTCATCTCGGCGACCACCACCCGCACCGGGCTGACTGTGACCGCCCGCCTGGACACCGGCAGCTACCCCACCGGAATCGAGATCAGCGAACAGCACGCCGCCGCCCTCACGATCCGCCCCTACGACTTCCACGGGGAGTGGAACTACACGATCCCGCCCCAGCCCGGCATCCCCGACGTCCCCCTCCACCCGCCCGGCCCCAGATCCCACCCCCGCACCGCGCACACCTTCGGCGCAGCCCTGGCCACCCACCCCCTCTTGACAGGCATCGAGCGCCACGACCTGGACGATCTCACCACCGGCGTCCGCGACCGGTTGGACGCCCTGCCGCCCAAGGAGCGGCCCCGGCACCGCAAGATGACTACGGAGAACATCATCTGGGCCGCCGTCCTCGACCAGCGCGGCCTGTCCCGCTCCCTGATCTCCTATCTCTTCCGCGTCGGGGAGAACCAGATGAGATGCCTGATCAGGCAGGTCCGACCGCACCTCGAGGACCTCGGCCACCACTCCGAACCCATCCCCGCCCGGCTGATCGACCCCAGCGACCTCGCCAACTACGTCATGCACGTGACAGCTGCAGACCGCGAACGAGAAACGCCCCACTAA
- a CDS encoding IS5 family transposase, translating to MTDAEWAEVRAAMPVPAWLLKLGGRPEAFCHREMLDAVRYLVDNGVKWTALPVDFPYWRAVYDFFRRWRAYDYARELYERLRRSARERSGRNAEPSAGVIDSQSVDASETVGEDSRGYDGGKSRDGRKRHILTDTEGLLLEVTVTTADVHDSKAAPALLETFMDHPGRLLKLVWVDSAYQGSALAKAFARHGVRIEVVRRSDGHRGFVVLARRWVVERTLSWLSRSRRLNRDHERRPDHHQQMVWWAATIRLSRQVAGDAPRWPEKRPGRRPRAQA from the coding sequence ATGACGGATGCGGAGTGGGCCGAGGTCCGCGCCGCGATGCCGGTGCCGGCGTGGCTCCTCAAGCTGGGCGGGCGTCCGGAGGCGTTTTGCCACCGCGAGATGCTTGACGCGGTGCGCTACCTCGTCGACAACGGCGTGAAGTGGACGGCTCTGCCGGTCGATTTCCCGTACTGGCGGGCGGTCTACGACTTCTTCCGCCGCTGGCGGGCCTACGACTACGCGCGTGAGCTGTACGAACGCCTGCGACGTTCGGCGAGGGAACGTTCAGGCCGCAACGCCGAGCCCAGCGCGGGAGTCATCGACAGTCAGTCGGTGGACGCCTCCGAGACCGTCGGCGAGGACAGTCGCGGATACGACGGCGGCAAGTCACGTGATGGGCGCAAGCGTCACATCCTGACCGATACCGAGGGTCTGCTCCTGGAGGTGACCGTGACCACGGCCGATGTCCACGACTCCAAGGCCGCCCCCGCCCTGCTGGAGACGTTCATGGACCACCCGGGTCGGCTGCTGAAACTGGTGTGGGTCGACAGCGCCTACCAGGGCTCGGCCCTGGCCAAGGCGTTCGCCCGTCACGGAGTCCGGATCGAGGTCGTGCGCCGATCCGACGGACACCGCGGATTTGTCGTACTGGCCCGCAGATGGGTCGTGGAACGAACGCTGAGCTGGCTCTCCCGCTCACGCCGCCTCAACCGCGACCACGAACGCCGCCCCGATCACCACCAGCAGATGGTGTGGTGGGCAGCCACGATCAGGCTGTCGCGCCAGGTGGCCGGCGATGCCCCGCGCTGGCCGGAGAAGCGTCCCGGCCGACGGCCCCGGGCACAGGCATGA
- a CDS encoding S1 family peptidase: MSHARRSLQRITRFAAVGGLLCGGLLVTTAAATEPPAHDRERAGPGVHGPEQTERPSGLGTGLVTRLGPSRTAGTWMGADGRSVVAVTDEDAAVEVGRSGARAEVVEHSMSRLRSAVDALSAAPRVPGTAWAVDYASNRIVVQADSTVSSDDWSRMSRLTERIGDFVHMERSPGALSSRLNDADPVFSPSGRCSAGFNVTDGRRAFILTAGHCGPPGTAWFQDPQGTKEVGTTTAGRFPGSDFSLVAYGNADATAADNVVRLEGRQGMRITAAADPVVGQEVLRSGGTSGVRSGKVTALNATVNYPEGTVTGLIQTTACAEPGDSGGPLFAGGMALGVTSGGIGDCRSGGSTYFQPVTTAMEALGVRLAGMAGPGGGADFGDGAGSTAPPFTAGVGALPGRPDTPTRRTGIVGAHTVKPGLAVIGVSLVLLVANGLIRSAFDHRNYRRQYSQTWS, translated from the coding sequence ATGAGTCACGCACGACGCAGCCTGCAGCGCATCACGCGTTTCGCCGCCGTCGGGGGATTACTGTGCGGCGGGCTGTTGGTGACGACCGCGGCCGCAACCGAGCCGCCGGCCCACGACCGGGAGCGGGCCGGGCCGGGTGTCCACGGCCCGGAGCAGACCGAGCGCCCGTCCGGGCTGGGCACCGGTCTGGTCACACGCCTCGGGCCGTCGCGCACGGCGGGCACCTGGATGGGGGCGGACGGGCGGTCCGTCGTCGCGGTCACCGACGAGGACGCCGCCGTCGAGGTCGGCCGGTCGGGAGCGCGTGCCGAAGTCGTCGAGCACAGCATGAGCCGCCTGCGCTCCGCCGTGGACGCACTGAGCGCGGCCCCCAGGGTGCCGGGCACGGCATGGGCGGTCGACTACGCCTCCAACCGCATCGTGGTGCAGGCCGACAGCACCGTCTCGTCCGACGACTGGTCCCGCATGTCCCGCCTCACCGAGAGGATCGGCGACTTCGTCCACATGGAGCGGAGCCCGGGTGCACTGTCCTCCCGGCTCAACGACGCGGACCCGGTCTTCTCTCCTAGCGGCCGCTGCTCCGCGGGGTTCAATGTGACCGACGGAAGACGTGCGTTCATCCTGACGGCCGGGCACTGCGGTCCACCGGGCACCGCCTGGTTCCAGGACCCGCAGGGGACGAAGGAGGTCGGCACGACGACCGCCGGACGCTTCCCCGGCAGCGACTTCTCTCTCGTCGCCTACGGAAACGCCGACGCGACCGCCGCGGACAACGTCGTACGCCTCGAAGGACGGCAGGGCATGCGGATCACAGCGGCCGCCGATCCCGTCGTCGGGCAGGAGGTGTTGCGCAGCGGAGGTACCTCGGGGGTGCGCTCAGGCAAGGTGACCGCGCTCAACGCGACCGTTAACTACCCCGAAGGCACGGTCACCGGACTGATCCAGACCACCGCCTGCGCCGAACCGGGCGACAGTGGAGGGCCGTTGTTCGCGGGCGGCATGGCTCTCGGGGTGACGTCGGGGGGTATCGGCGATTGCCGTAGCGGAGGCAGCACGTACTTCCAGCCGGTCACCACGGCGATGGAAGCGCTGGGGGTGCGGCTCGCGGGGATGGCCGGCCCCGGGGGCGGCGCCGACTTCGGGGACGGCGCAGGCTCCACCGCTCCGCCCTTCACGGCGGGAGTCGGCGCGCTGCCGGGCCGGCCGGACACTCCCACGCGCCGCACCGGAATCGTCGGCGCCCACACCGTCAAGCCGGGGCTGGCGGTCATCGGGGTCAGTCTTGTACTGCTGGTCGCCAACGGCCTGATCCGCTCGGCCTTCGACCACAGGAACTACCGACGGCAGTACTCCCAGACCTGGAGCTGA
- a CDS encoding transposase has product MRDRLDGLWCDEDFADWYPRDGRPGLSPAQPATVCVLQFVLGLSDRQAAEAVRCRIDFKYAMAMELDDPGFHHSVLADFR; this is encoded by the coding sequence GTGAGAGACCGCCTGGACGGGCTGTGGTGCGACGAGGACTTCGCTGACTGGTATCCGCGTGACGGGCGTCCGGGTCTCTCGCCCGCCCAGCCGGCCACCGTCTGTGTGCTGCAGTTCGTGCTCGGCCTGTCGGACCGGCAGGCCGCCGAGGCGGTTCGCTGCCGCATCGACTTCAAGTACGCCATGGCCATGGAGCTGGACGATCCCGGCTTCCACCACAGTGTGCTGGCCGACTTCCGCTAA
- a CDS encoding nickel transporter, which yields MRRAAARALAPLATLAAAAALVLLPVRAAQAHPLGNFTVSQYDGVVVAPGKLSVRHVEDLAEIPAAQERKRVDANGDGRFAEAELSTWARARCDAAARDARLTVADGPREAVTPVTGSARAAVRPGQAGLPTLRTACTLTAPLAAPPSADAPLRLTYIPADVSMGAGWREITARGDRMTLSESDVPRASVSRELTAYPDDLLSSPPAVRSAALAVRSGGPALEAGGHGADEDRGSPAAAVLPRGADRWAQALTGLVARHELTAGFAALALGVSLLLGALHALAPGHGKTMMAAAAAARGRGSVKEVLALGASVTVTHTLGVFLLGALIAAGSAAAPTVVSWLTVVSGATVAVAGALLLRRAWRLRPLPHGHDHDHGQVHGHEHDDGHGRGHGHHEHDRGVDHAREHRHDEARAPALAGAHRSGHDAPGSAGGHTAVPASAADSRPRDAGHGHSHVPPAPGVRGVVLMGLAGGLVPSPSAVVVLVGAAALGQAWFGFLLVLAYGAGLAFTLAGAGLAVIRLRDTTARRLARRPQGRLFSLFHRFAPLGTAAVVLTLGCGLLTRGLAATLS from the coding sequence ATGCGCCGCGCCGCCGCCCGAGCCCTGGCCCCGCTCGCCACGCTCGCCGCGGCGGCCGCCCTCGTTCTGCTGCCCGTCCGGGCGGCGCAGGCCCATCCGCTGGGCAATTTCACGGTCAGTCAGTACGACGGCGTCGTCGTCGCTCCCGGGAAGCTGAGCGTGCGCCATGTGGAGGACCTCGCGGAGATCCCCGCCGCACAGGAGCGGAAGCGCGTCGACGCGAACGGGGACGGCCGGTTCGCGGAGGCGGAGCTGTCGACGTGGGCGCGGGCGCGGTGTGACGCGGCGGCGCGAGACGCCCGGCTGACGGTCGCCGACGGCCCGAGGGAGGCCGTCACGCCGGTAACCGGGAGCGCACGGGCAGCGGTCCGCCCCGGACAAGCCGGGCTGCCGACCCTCCGGACGGCCTGTACGCTCACCGCGCCGCTGGCCGCGCCGCCGTCCGCTGACGCGCCGCTGCGCCTGACATACATCCCGGCCGATGTCTCCATGGGGGCTGGGTGGCGGGAGATCACCGCTCGGGGCGACCGGATGACGCTCTCGGAGTCGGATGTGCCGCGGGCGTCCGTCTCGCGGGAGCTGACCGCGTACCCCGATGATCTGCTCTCCTCGCCTCCCGCGGTCCGGTCGGCGGCCCTCGCCGTCCGCTCGGGCGGGCCTGCGCTGGAGGCGGGCGGTCACGGCGCGGACGAGGACCGCGGGTCCCCTGCGGCCGCCGTGCTGCCCCGGGGCGCGGACCGCTGGGCCCAGGCGCTGACCGGGTTGGTGGCGCGGCATGAACTGACCGCGGGCTTCGCGGCACTGGCGCTCGGCGTGTCGCTGCTGCTGGGCGCGTTGCACGCGCTGGCCCCGGGGCACGGCAAGACCATGATGGCGGCTGCCGCGGCGGCCCGCGGCCGCGGCTCCGTGAAGGAGGTACTGGCGCTCGGCGCGTCGGTGACGGTCACGCACACGCTGGGCGTTTTCCTCCTGGGTGCCTTGATTGCCGCGGGGTCGGCGGCGGCCCCGACCGTGGTGTCCTGGCTGACCGTGGTGAGCGGTGCGACGGTGGCCGTCGCGGGGGCACTGCTGCTGCGGCGGGCCTGGCGGCTGCGGCCTCTCCCGCACGGTCACGATCACGATCACGGTCAGGTTCACGGGCATGAGCACGATGACGGCCACGGTCGCGGTCATGGGCACCACGAGCATGACCGCGGGGTCGACCACGCCCGGGAACACCGGCACGACGAGGCGCGGGCGCCCGCGCTGGCGGGCGCGCACCGGAGCGGGCATGACGCGCCGGGCTCTGCCGGGGGGCATACGGCCGTCCCGGCGTCGGCCGCGGACTCCCGTCCCCGCGACGCCGGGCACGGCCACAGCCATGTGCCGCCCGCGCCGGGTGTGCGCGGCGTCGTGCTGATGGGGCTGGCCGGGGGGCTTGTGCCGAGCCCGTCGGCCGTCGTCGTGCTGGTCGGCGCGGCGGCCCTCGGCCAGGCGTGGTTCGGCTTCCTGCTGGTCCTGGCGTACGGGGCAGGGCTGGCGTTCACCCTCGCGGGGGCTGGGCTGGCGGTGATCCGGCTGCGGGACACCACCGCGCGTCGGCTGGCCAGGCGTCCGCAGGGCCGGCTGTTCTCGCTTTTCCACCGGTTTGCGCCACTCGGCACGGCGGCGGTCGTTCTGACGCTGGGGTGCGGGCTGCTGACGAGGGGGCTGGCGGCGACGCTGAGCTGA
- a CDS encoding tetratricopeptide repeat protein: MLPWKPQFARWRRLRGVTRRRRIASAAAMAVGLTAVSVAFGPDGTPDGAWRAASGQTASALAADVPAAALTSRDLTRGVDALQRRLKAQPGDAGGWAALGAAYVEQARTIGDPTRYPQAEKAFGRSLRLRGGDENDAALAGQAALAAARHDFTAALRLADRALEVNPYGERALSVRVDALVELGRYREARKAVELADRRRPGVPVFTRYAYVLELHGDVKGARRVLLRALDSAFSAGDKAYVATELGQLSWSRGDFRRALGHFDAALRAEPEYVPALEGRGRSRAALGDLKSAVRDLKEAVRRSPLPGRLAALAELYEAEGRQGAAKEQYALMNAWTRLARANGVAAEPESALVEAGHGDAAEALTAARDEWSRRHSVHTADALAWALHANGRYKEALGYAKKATAPEPGYQNASLLFHRGMIERALGEHTAARRHLRAALELNSGFSLTHARQAKAALGELAVRSGQSAGSAARGGS; this comes from the coding sequence ATGCTTCCATGGAAGCCGCAGTTCGCACGATGGCGCCGTCTGCGGGGGGTGACGCGGCGGAGGCGGATCGCGTCGGCCGCAGCGATGGCGGTGGGGCTGACCGCCGTCTCGGTGGCTTTCGGGCCGGATGGCACGCCGGACGGGGCCTGGCGGGCGGCGTCCGGGCAGACGGCTTCCGCGCTCGCCGCGGATGTGCCGGCTGCGGCGCTGACGTCGCGGGACCTCACACGCGGCGTCGACGCCCTCCAGCGGCGCCTCAAGGCGCAGCCCGGGGACGCGGGCGGGTGGGCGGCGCTGGGTGCGGCCTACGTCGAGCAGGCAAGGACCATCGGCGATCCGACGCGCTATCCCCAGGCGGAGAAGGCGTTCGGCCGTTCGCTGCGGCTCCGTGGGGGCGATGAGAACGATGCGGCGCTGGCCGGGCAGGCGGCTCTTGCCGCGGCACGGCATGACTTCACGGCCGCGTTGCGGCTTGCGGACCGGGCGCTGGAGGTGAACCCGTACGGCGAGCGTGCCCTGTCTGTCCGGGTCGACGCCCTCGTCGAGCTGGGCCGCTACCGCGAGGCGCGGAAGGCCGTGGAGCTGGCCGACCGCCGGCGGCCCGGTGTGCCGGTGTTCACCCGGTACGCGTATGTGCTGGAGTTGCACGGCGATGTGAAGGGTGCGCGCCGGGTGCTGCTGCGTGCACTGGACTCCGCGTTCAGCGCGGGCGACAAGGCGTATGTGGCGACCGAGCTGGGGCAGCTGTCGTGGAGTCGGGGGGACTTCCGCCGGGCGCTGGGCCACTTCGACGCGGCGCTGCGTGCGGAGCCGGAGTATGTGCCCGCGCTGGAGGGGAGGGGACGGTCACGTGCGGCGCTGGGCGACCTGAAGAGCGCCGTACGCGATCTGAAGGAGGCCGTACGGCGCAGTCCCCTGCCCGGCCGACTTGCGGCGCTCGCGGAACTGTACGAGGCGGAGGGCCGGCAGGGGGCCGCGAAGGAGCAGTACGCGCTCATGAACGCCTGGACCCGGCTCGCCCGGGCGAACGGCGTCGCCGCCGAACCGGAGTCCGCTCTCGTGGAGGCCGGACACGGAGACGCCGCGGAGGCGTTGACCGCGGCACGCGACGAGTGGTCGCGGCGGCACAGCGTCCACACGGCCGACGCGCTCGCCTGGGCGCTCCACGCGAACGGGCGGTACAAGGAGGCGCTGGGCTATGCCAAGAAGGCGACGGCCCCGGAACCCGGCTACCAGAACGCCTCCCTCCTGTTTCACCGGGGCATGATCGAGCGGGCGCTCGGCGAGCACACGGCGGCGCGCCGCCATCTGCGGGCGGCACTGGAGCTCAACTCCGGCTTCTCCCTGACTCACGCGCGGCAGGCGAAGGCCGCGCTGGGCGAACTGGCAGTGCGGTCGGGACAGTCCGCGGGCTCTGCGGCCCGAGGGGGATCGTGA